One genomic segment of Candidatus Dependentiae bacterium includes these proteins:
- a CDS encoding transposase, translating to MKQTLAVIRLQLTPDKVTAACLDDQSRKCNVLYNKVLENAYSLKESFKATGDLQVAQLLYSAWGLRNLVPGIKSQYPYLKSVYSAPLKNAALRVTESIKAYQQSRKGKRKGAKTGWPRFRSWSSSWFSLLYDEPLRGYKFKGNTLILSLGTGSDNKRHSLTVPMSDGHVLEGKEVRNLRIVKESGIFSAVITIVRSVPETKPIKRVLALDPNHKNFAYGVDNEGKALEIAAPFWLKVFDLRLDGLKSKLDRCKKRSYLIPVVDAQGNLLKQRWQSSRRYNKIATVYAKARTKRRELTKLFCYRLSNYLYKQYDLVAVGDYTPRGNGITTPMRRAMNNRSLIGRFKEILSWVALKSGKSYHEFAEKGTTRTCHACEFIVPNGLAPHVRQWTCPSCSAQHIRDENAACNGLRKTLRDLSLKSKELSLPVPSSGHVLIKERWAWRVASSSALCTAGIQ from the coding sequence ATGAAACAAACTCTTGCAGTAATTAGATTGCAATTAACACCTGATAAAGTAACAGCTGCATGTTTAGATGATCAATCACGTAAATGCAATGTGTTATATAACAAAGTATTGGAAAATGCTTATAGCCTTAAGGAGTCATTTAAGGCTACAGGGGATTTGCAAGTTGCTCAATTATTGTATAGTGCTTGGGGATTAAGAAATTTAGTGCCTGGTATTAAAAGTCAGTATCCTTACCTTAAAAGCGTTTATTCAGCGCCTCTTAAAAACGCTGCTCTTAGAGTCACTGAGAGTATTAAAGCGTATCAGCAATCTCGTAAAGGAAAGCGTAAAGGAGCTAAAACAGGATGGCCGCGCTTTCGCTCATGGTCTTCAAGTTGGTTTTCTTTACTCTATGATGAGCCACTGAGAGGTTACAAATTTAAAGGTAATACTCTTATACTTTCACTTGGTACAGGAAGCGACAATAAGCGCCATTCTCTTACGGTACCTATGAGTGACGGGCATGTTCTAGAGGGTAAAGAAGTTCGCAATCTACGTATTGTAAAAGAGTCAGGTATCTTTAGCGCAGTGATAACCATAGTACGCTCAGTACCAGAAACAAAGCCTATCAAAAGAGTGCTTGCGTTAGATCCTAACCATAAAAACTTTGCGTATGGCGTTGATAATGAAGGCAAAGCTCTTGAGATTGCAGCACCCTTTTGGTTGAAGGTATTTGATCTAAGATTAGATGGGTTAAAATCAAAATTAGATCGTTGTAAAAAGAGATCATATCTTATACCTGTAGTTGATGCTCAAGGAAATCTTCTTAAACAACGATGGCAATCATCGCGACGTTATAACAAAATAGCAACTGTCTATGCTAAAGCGCGTACAAAACGACGAGAACTCACTAAATTGTTTTGTTATAGGCTTTCTAACTATCTTTATAAACAGTACGATTTAGTAGCTGTTGGTGATTATACACCACGCGGTAACGGCATAACAACCCCTATGAGAAGAGCTATGAACAATCGTTCACTTATTGGACGGTTTAAAGAAATACTCTCGTGGGTAGCGCTTAAATCAGGCAAATCATATCATGAGTTTGCTGAAAAAGGCACTACCCGTACTTGTCATGCTTGTGAGTTTATTGTACCAAATGGCCTTGCGCCACATGTACGTCAATGGACGTGTCCATCATGCTCAGCACAGCACATTCGTGATGAAAATGCTGCATGCAATGGACTAAGAAAGACCCTGCGGGATCTTTCACTAAAAAGCAAAGAGTTATCTTTGCCAGTGCCCAGCTCGGGCCATGTTCTTATAAAAGAACGTTGGGCTTGGAGAGTTGCATCTAGTAGTGCTTTATGCACCGCGGGGATACAATAG